The DNA segment CGAAATCAAAGTTCTCCTAGATAATATGTATAATTTTAGATATATTTTTAGGCAATTCGTATGATTCAAtctaaaatctatttttatacaaaaaaaacctgatTTTTTATTATGTCGAAAGCAAAATCTTTACATCGCATGTAAAACATTATTCGCATTAAGTTCTATGGAAAACTATACTgcaattcattcattcgtaTGACCTTTATTGCGATCAGATGATGACGAGGAATAAACTGAGTCCTTCagtaatttcaatttgaactAAACTTATAAAGTTTCCTTTTCTTAAACTTTTTGAAATGATAAGCACATCGTCACATTACGATTAAACCTATTACGCTATTTGATGTGTCGATGCAAAATTAAACTAATTTTGCCTCTTCTCATCTAGCTACTTGATACATATTTCAAAGAGGAACTTtcaatctagtacttcattcgttttaacatacatttcacTCCCTGGGCATCATCAAACAGGATCGTTCTTcgaaaacaacaacacacGAATGAACTTTGTCTTCTTACAGAAAACATTCTTGATGTCGTTTGtcttaattattatttacaaacagAATACCTACGAACGACGtgcatttcaacaaaaaagcaATAAACAAATTGACGTCATTTATACATGCTTGTATAGATGGAAAAGTACCCCTCGATTGTTTATGTTTATCCATCGTACCTTTGATTACTTTACTCCTAAAAATGACTATAGTCATCGGTTATCTTTAATGACGACAAAACCATTATAACTTGTAATATTATCTTAAAGTAGCATCAGTTATTCTCTTCACAAGAGCTTAATTTATTAGTTGCGAAAGGTTCAAAGTACTAAATAATTTGTGTCTCTCTGAGGTTCATAACTCTCGATGAATTGGAACTATATGCATCTCATACCACTCTAGACGTAATAAGGTAACATTAGAGTTGTGGAAACTCTCGTGGAACTGCTGGTATATTGAGAAAATAGATGTTTATCCTTAATACTACTAGTATGGAGGCCTGAACTGGCCCTATGGGTATTCGGACGATGCGCGAAGGGCCCTGcgattttttgtatgaatgacTGGCAATGAATGgctttttacaaattgtatTCGTACAACTCTGTAAGGACTTTTTCGAGCCAATTCTGCTCTGCTAGAATGCATGGTAAATCGACAGGAGTAAAATGCTAGGCACTAAAACAAGTCCATATAGTTTTGTTACCACAATTAAGTAGAATATTCTATAAATAGCAAAAATCTTAATTTCACTCTCAAGCGAAAATTTATACTTCGTAATGATTGCCTTTTTGACCATCATCATAAATGATTTTGCATATTtatcaacaacatttttttttgttacagcGAGAAGGTATAAAACAAGTATCATTTAGTGATTCGCTTGGCACAGATACATTGTTTGCAGATCAGTGAAGATATAATATATTGTAAATGGTTGAGACTCAGcattggaaataaaaatacGCTAAATATACGTTCCAATACTTTAATATATTGCATAGCACGTGTCGGTTGTATTTAACGGATTGTACATATCGCTTTATCACGatgaattataaaattattgtaagTGTGTAATTATAGTGTGTTCGGTGTGTAATTGATATAATATTGATATCTTTGGTATGCAGTGGAAACAGACAGTGATCTTGCTAATAAATTTGTCTGCCTCGTATTTTGTgcttttaattatttcattgaaCCAGCTTTGATCATCCTTCACATTAACATTTATATCACCAGTATACGCTTTTCGGTTATACTTTGAGATAATTGATGCCGATACGGTCAATTTATGAATtaatgattgaaaatttgcaaattttgtgtCCAAAGACCTTTTAGATATGTGTGGTGGTGTTCcctcagattttttttttctttcatttatttaatcgaagttttgttttaaagatATTGGCTACTAACTTGTGAAAGTGCTGGTATGGTGTCACTCTTGTCTAATTAAGTCTAATGGTTGAACTTTCatttacttacaaaaaaacGTAGGAGAAAGTATCAGTTCCAAGTCAAGAATTTAACGATGTGAAGTTTTTATTTAGGTGTAGCGGACCATAAAAGTTAGAGATTTATGTTTACAAAAAGTGGCGAATATTTGCCTATGCAAGGTCTTTTCCTTTGATTGTAATCTTACAAACCGCAAAGTGTTAGATAATTTTTCAAGGACGACagatttgtttattattttccgATTTCTGTTTATTATTGCTTACACATCTAGGCTGTCTGTTTAAATTAATCACAGTACGAAAACCATTAATTTGTACATAATTGTAACAAATGCAGATAACGTCAACCCATATCTATCATATAATTACTAGGAATTATTACAATGAAATAGGAAATACTGCACATGTTGCATTGATAGTCCAATGTCTCGTTTCCTGGTACTGGAACAGTTATAGATAAATCAAAAGTCTGTGAGaacttcattattttctcGAACACGGTACAATTTACGTCATTTCGTATAAATTTTAGCTATTTAAATCTTTCTAAAAGTCTTCTTTCGGTTTTTCCATCTATATCTATCCGCTCCAAGGCAAACGACGCAtgaatacaattttatttaatttgatttaattgatTCATTCACCCGCACTCACTGTTCACATAATTTACACTTAATAATTCAATCCATTAGCAACACTGTTGAACGATTACAAGAATTATTGtagtttattttttgtcagaattgcagatttttcattgattaaCTGTTTTAATTGCAGGTGCAAAAGATGCAATTTCGCATTCATTTAATCTACAGGCAATTACTACTGAAAAAACATCTACGGGAGTAATTATTCCATGTCGCTGTTATGTATACCTGAATTGTAGTTAGAAATCTTTTCCAGAGACTGTCAAAGATTAAAGGTAAATGAACCGGGATGGCAATTAATTGAATCAAGACTAACGTTATGCTCTTTATATCAACAGGACCACAACCAAAGAATCATTTTGGATGGACAATTGGATTCATTTCGAAGTGTTTTTATatctaaattatttatttatttattgaattaaagaAGAGAATTTTGTTATCTCAATATAAATATGCTTGAGGCTTGTTTCAACTGTTAAGAATATGTTGTGGATTTTCGGTGTTTAGATGTTGCCGTCGTAAAAACAGGTTGAATGAATGATTGTGATAAAGTTTGTTAAAATTCAAGGTTTTTGCTATATTTAATTTATGCGCTTATGAATGAAATCGTTTTTATAATACAAAATACGTTCGAGATCGGCCCAAAATAACCGCCGTGCGATGAagataaattacattttgttgtgGTTTATCTTTCACAttaataagaagaagaaaaaattgaacactaaaattgttaatttaatACCAATCGTATGATGATGATACACAAAAATCGCGTTTTCGTTTGATTCACACACTGTGTCTGCGTGAAGTTGTTAGCCTTgcgattttttgaatttttattgtgaagATTTGAACCTAAAGAGATGTCCATAGAGCGGTTTAAAACATAACAAAACAGTTGGAAATCGCTATTTTGTTGTGtcggaaatggaaaattgtttatttatataacGACAATTGCATCGATGTTGTGTATAATTAAGGACACAAATTCCGACATCATGCTGAATATCCGGTGTTTAGAGGAatgtcatctgctatcgagaTCGACAACAAGACTAAGATACAAGCTGAGGCTGATTCGCACTTGGTGaaataaatgataaaaatgttgaagtgaTAGATTGTGGATCAAACATTAGAGGATGCCAAGAAAGACGCGCACCACGAAGGGAGTGATCTGACAAATCGTTACTCGTGAAGCTATAGGTTTGGAAAGACACAGACAAGTAGGGAACAgtctaaaattctaaaaattgaGTAGACGTCCCTCAGATCTATCTCCAGGACATactcaaatgaagtaatagaattTCGTTGCAATAGCTGGCCGTTTCTAGAAGGTTAATTTTAAGTCTGATGGCGACTACTTATAAAGATGGCTGATACTAAAACGTAGTAGTGTGCGTTGTAgtaacatttttattcgtACAAGTCCTTTTGACATTGAACATTGATTTATAACGAAAATTTCAGTGTTACAAAAAAGGAACGTAAGACACCTTGGATAATAATGATTCTTTAAACAATATAATATTCAACAAGTGAATTTTCTTCAACGAAACTCAATTTCTTCACTTTTCTTTCTTATCTGTTGacttcacaattattttttctttcggaAAAAATTGGTGATTGTTGTTTGTTTCGCCTCTTTTCCGTCACAAGAAAGTAGGCTCTTTCTGTACAGTTGGTCCAATTGATTAGAGTCTTCTGGAGACCAATTACTATCCTTAGCGAATTTAAGCAACGGCTTAAAAATGCGGATAACCTTGTGTTCCTTGTAATCCCGCAAGTTCATGGATTTAACACCAGTCTTAGTTGGTACCAGAATTGTTTGCGAATTCCGACGGCGCTTTTGTGACGGTTCTGAATCATCGAACTCTTCTTCCGACGAATACTCCGTCTGAAAGTGTAAAGCATTGTATAATAGGCAAATCATTGCTGAACTGGAAACAGTAGTCATTTACATACTTTGACGTCTGTTGATCGATGTTCAATGCTtgatattttccttttcaaaGAACGTTTGACCGATGATAACGAATCGACCAATTCTTCGGATGACGAGCACTCATCTGGCTGAAAGTGTGAAGAATGTTCAAATAGAATGCTCAAGTCGATATTTAATCAGTTCTTTACATCGCCTGATCGTTTCTGGATAATTAGTGTTGGACTCTCTGTCCGTTCATCAATTTTCGAGGCTTCCATTTGGCGATCATCTTTGTTCGGCGACACCGGTTCCATGAGCTCTTCCGACAAAGAGTTAAAGATTTCCTGAAAGCATTAGAAAATCAAAACGATTCCAAGAACTAAGTGTGATCATTAATCATTCACATTGGTTGCTGCCGGCcgttttccattatttatgaTTTCTGCCAATTCATCAACGGTTGAAACTTCATCAACGAAATCCtgtagaaataaaaaaaacggttttaaGTAGGGACAACCGTTGCCTTTTCTACGTTACTTTAGTCGTCTACATGGTTCATATTAGTCACGGAATTATCGTTATATTACCTGCGACTGCATTGTTTCAGCCTCTGTTTCGAAATCCATTTCCAGCTTCACTTCATCAACCGGTTCCGTTCGTACATCTTCAATTAATCCCTGGCTCTGATCGATTGACATGCCATGGTATCTGAGTTTAAAACTTTTTACCCAGTTCTGAGAAGCAGTGAAAGCACTCACATTGGAAAACCTTGGTCTTTCGCCGATAATGTCCACGATCTGTCTGGCTTTTTCTGACAAAGCTTTGTTCGTCACATCTCTATGATCGGCAAGCCAACAGAACAAGATGTTTTCCATGCGGGGATAATATCCACCCATCAATGGGAAGTCTTTTGATATGTTGAAGTAATGACCAACTTCCACGATAAGTTGGTGATTCGCATCAATTCTGTTGATCTCTTCTTCTGTTGTTTGGTGCAGTTCGGCAAGGAACTCTGGCGTCATTCCTCGCGCTAATTCAGAAACAATCAACACCTTGTTGGTGAACGTAGTCATTTTGATactttttacaaacaaaatatggGTATTTAACACTAAATCATGTAAATTACATTAATTCGCAGTCTTAGAATCCGTAAATAAGCACTGCCATTTTATGTTACTACTTTATTTGGCGGCGGCCAGCggtttttattgtttagaATCTAATCGATCTAATCCATCTAATCTGATAATGAAATGTAACTGAAGTTGGTAAGTGTTCCGGGTGTTCCGCTACGTCCGCTACCTCCGCTACGCAAACgcgcaaaatttttgaaaatgtgattttactACAGACACCCACAAATCCGTGAAAATTTTCTGATAAAACTTAGTTTGTAATAAGAACAATGAATCAGGAATGGTTCAATCCACAATATAGCCGAGACCATAGCTAAACATTCCAAACTTTGGGTTacgtttttcaattgaatgcAATCGGTAAGTAATGTGGACAACAACAATATGGACTTTGTCGgtttacgaattcttaaataaacatttcatcaaaaacatCTTTTTGCGTAAATTGAAAGTCAATAAGGTAGGAATATGTGAATTAGATGAGTGAATCATTAGAAAAAGAATGAACGCGAGACTCGCGTAACGTTtgacgattgattttatttatcttaTTCGTGTATTGTGTATACGCAGAGTTCGACATAACGGCCACCgcaataatagttatttggcTATTCAAAGACGCCATGGTCGGACATATCGCTCAAGTCGAGAGCCTCAACTGATGTGGCAGTAATTTTTGTAAGGCGtctattttctttaaatttttgaaggtCTTTATCTGGTCAATCATGaactttgaaaaaatttgtacAATGGCAATACTCTCCCTAGCATCcaaactctctcaaaaaatcgatataggggggaaaataagtttgagaaacgctgatttttaatatggcttaaaaacaacaacaacaacacgagcgaacaaagtagcagtgattcataaacgtagttaccaccttaataattgtTGTTTGGTTGGCGAACAAAGTAGCAGTGATTCATAAACGTagttaccaccttaataattgtagtttggttgctagggaGAGTATTGACAATGGTTATGAAATCTGGGCATCGAGACCTACAAGCAAATACCAAAtaacattaagaaaaaatacGTCTGATATCTATACTGTATAGGCTCTTCTTCAAAAGAATCCTTCTACAttagcacggcagagtaaaatataccaggcaggagcgcttgatttgacttgGGACCTGAATTATAGCAGCCTTTTATattttacgaataaaattaattcgatttatgccgctcctgcctggtttactctgccgtgacaTAAGACAAtagccaacgcacttcacgAGGCACGAgaacagaatttaaataagaGGCAAAGTTCTTGaaaaacaggttaagacaaccacgaaggcggttgacaccaaattttataaacagacaaactgtgagaaatcaacttgaagaaaatatttttctcgaaaattcagaattttgtttttgttaagttccattttacatataaacatcgcagccgttgacgcaattgtgtgtcaccgcactcgtgatcaactcagagttgtcttaacctgttctttcagaaccttggccTACACGGCCTACACGACGCAGTAGTCCAAAATTCTCATATGaattcagttttttatgttggcATAGGCAATACTCTCTGAGAGTATTGGTATAGGCCACTGCGTTACAaacgttccatacaaaataagaggccaaatgaccgttaaaaaaatctgtcttGTGCCTGTTATTGGAGTGCCTTGTACATACTAGCCAGAGATTCTTGTCCTTGTTGTTGATAACACAAAATTAGCCATTTCTGTTCGTGTCATCAATCGGTATACTTTGAACTACGATTATTTAATCAATAATTTCGtagaaaatcactttttttaaatgcttcAAAACAGAGGCGCCGACCACGGTCTTGCCGCGAGGCTCGGGCAACACTATGACCAAATTAGTCGAGGCTGAGCAACACTATGACTCGACGACAcaataaatatcatttttacatcaaaaatgatttaaaccacggcagagtaaaagtaaacctggcaggagcggttcattattgaaaagtcaaatgagggacctaatacactgtatgaaaatgaactcaaatgaacactgacataagttgaaaaatttaattcgcaaaaaacatagggctactagattattcaggtccctagtcaaacaagcgctcctgcctgggttacttttactctgccgtgtttaAACTGTAGAAGAAAACGAGCATGTAAGTCAAAAATTCTCGCTGCGTGGCATTTCACTTTAAGAACAATTCCAACGTTGGCTTCACTACTTTCTCggaattctacataatttaaaagaaatcctTCGGTTCCACACGATAACTCGACTAACATCTTTTTATCGCTGTTTTAGTTTTGTAAGAGTATGTTACAACATTAGGAAATTAAGTGAGTCATTACATGacaaatttgaatgtgtgtgtgagtatATGTATTCAAGTGTGAATGTTTATGAAACAAGAGCGTTAGCAAAGTTTTTGAGGGACCGTATTGAAACGAACTTTATCTTCGTCCAACACTGGCAGcacaattaagaaaaaaatcgctcGCTACGCTCACAATTAACTTTTATTCTTTACAAAGCTTATGGTTCTTATAAAGAAGTTTCGCCCAATGTTCAAAAGTGCCCAGGACACGGCTGTTTAtcgataattaaattttacaaaagcatcaattaataaaacatcaattttcgatCATACAAAAAAGCGACTTTTTTGGGCAACACTATACGAAAAAagaagtcggcgcctctgCTTCAAAACATTCAAGACCGCATAAATTAGCCCCACATAACTTAATTGATTCGAAGAATGAGAGTAACCGAGACATTGAATTTTCTTACTGGGACTGTTTTTCATTGGAAACCACCGAAACCACTGAGAAATGTCAAAGTGACATAGATATCCCAAAACATTGTCAgctgatattttattttgttaatcacgtaataatgtaaataaaaacttgcATCGAAATATTAGACTAATACGAGAGAAGCCACAAtaacacaaaatataaaatgtttgcGTTTCGACAATTGGCATTTTTACGTTCAAAGTACATAAACTGCAGCACGgtatgtgaattttgttgattataAAGTtgatttcgattcgaattacGAACAGAACAGCTCCACGGAATAAATCGATTATCGAGATAAACCACAAatactttcaaataaaatgtaaatctgAAGAGATAACGTTGTCGCTTATATTccgtttgtttttctttcttcacaGCTACGATTTAATTCAAGTTACACACCTCGACGGGCGCTCTTGTAAGTACATATACTGTTTCGGATTCGTTCGCTAGACAAACTTCTTCCTAATAAATGCCTAGTTGACTGGAATTgatgacaaaaatttcgttttgctTACAGGTATGTTCCTGGGGACGAtgtgagaaaaatctcaaaaattaaGGAGTTTGACGTAGACTGTATAGTACTCGATTGTGAGGATGGCGTTGCACTGAGTAAAAAATCCCAGGCCCGTGAAGAGATCAGCGCATTTTTGAGCAGTGGTTTCGGTAATGGTAAATCAGAAATTGCCGTTCGACTCAATTCCATTGAAAGTGGTATGTTTGAAGAAGATCTTAGCAACGTTGTTTGCCACAAATATCCAAGCACAATTGTTCTGCCCAAACTGAGCTCACCTGCTGAAGCTAAATTTGTAAGTGTGTCGACAATGGGACGAATCGTATGGTTACAACGAATATTTCTTTTAGTTTGCAGAAAGTCTACAAAAGCGTGTACCCCGAGAAAAACTGAAAGCGCCgatcaatttgattttcatatcGGAAAGTTGTCAGTCTATAATCAGATTGCCGGAAATATGTGAGTCTCTTGTCGAACTTTCGAGAAAAACTGGAGTATTCGAACCAGTTGCCATAATTTTTGGAAGTGATGACTTGTGTGCAAGTCTAGGAGCTACGAGGACAAAGAGCTCCAACGAAATCTTATATGCCCGTCAAAGAATGGTACTTGTAGCTAAGGCGTACGGGCTCCAAGCAATTGACATGGTTCACATTGACTACAAAGGTATGTCCTGAATTATCTGGAAAGGTTGTGTTGCATGTTGATGGTGGTGTGCATGTAGTTATTTGATTcagtttatttttgatgagACCAATGTTACTCGGAAACTTCTATTTTTCGTGCATCTTAGAACCGAGCACTGGTTGCTGCGCATTTTATTCTATAGCCTGCAACTTATTCCTTCCATCATTTCTTTGTCTATATTTCATTGTGTCACCTAAActcaatcaaaaaatgttgctttcctaACTCCGAAGTTATCAATTTTACCATACCCAGATCTGGAAGGACTAAAAATATCCAGTGAAGAGGGAGCTCGCTTTGGATACACCGGTAAACAAATTATTCATCCCTCTCAAATCGACATCGTTCAGAAATGCTTTATACCATCCGAGGACAAAGTAGCATGGGCCACACAGTTATTGGAGGAATTTGCAATGTTTCAGTCTGAAGGAAAGGTTAGTGCTTGGAGTTTATTTTAGAATGTTGCAGCCGTTGTATTACTAAGCCAATTATTTTAGGGTGCATTTGTGTTCAGAAATCAAATGATTGATATGCCAACCGTTAAGCAAGCGAAAAACATTCTTGATGTGATAAGGAAAATCGAATCGATCGAAAATAAGTCTTCAAATAAATGAGTTGGTTGAATtatatgttaaaaataaattacagaaaattattgtatttattacaaaaaaatgaattaattcaTATCAGTCTTGTAGCAAACATAATCCACGGAAACTAATCACGATTAAGATCTTCGTCCGGTgattctttttcgtttttcaagCTGTGCCCGATATCGAAACAACGGGCGAAACAAATGCGTTTCAGCTACTTCCATGTCATCGTCGTCGTCAACGATTTCGTCTATCACAAATACATCTTTTGTCTGTGCAGCGTCTTTAGTTTCTAcgatttcgaaaataaattcgcGTGGAAAGTAACTTTCTTCTTCGTCTCCGGGCACTAGTCCTGGATTGTCTTCAGTTATTGTGCGGATTTCTCTTAATTGGTTCGTGGGTGTTTCAGAAACTGGTGCAGCTATTGTGTATCCAATGATTATGCAGATGGTGTAGATGTGGAGCTGGAATGGataattcattttgatttgggAAGAAGAAATTTGACTATTTTAAAAAGTTTGGATCTCAGGCTCACTGTATAATTATAAAATCTAttccttcatttgttttaacatgcattttactgaaTAATAGCAAACTCTAGGTACTGGTGCTTTAAACtaggaaattcaatttctttatatTGACTGGGATACTCACTTTACTCATTTTACCTCGCATTATACTAACAcacttaaatttttcaaaattcaataaattatagGCTTTCACGGTCTCAAACTAGAACTTTTcacttcaaaatatttaccgaTAATAATTCAACCACGGCCAGTCTGCCTTCTTTTAAAGTGAAGCGAGTAATACGCATTGTTTACGATTTTATTGCCACTCTAACATTTCCATTAGTATAACAAAAACAGATGATGGAAttatgattttgaaaattagatcAGCGGTGTTAAgttgttaaatattttttcgaaaaattcaaatgcaaAGCTTAAACACAATTGCTGTTTACTACTTGCTCTTTCAATCAGTCCTATTTGCATGTTGATTGTCTGAACGAAACTTACATAAACAACAATGTTCGCTTAAAAGTGTATTTTCACGGGTCAAtgataattaattttgagttattgggaaaaaaatatttcattagaATTTCGAATAACGCAAACAGTATATTAGGAACAGATATTCCTCATGTTCCGGATGTAAAGGTCAAACAGGGAATTACTTATTAACaagtgaaaaagtaaaaaaaagaccGACCGCGACCCTTCTTTTTTCTTCAGATTATGGTCGGCGCTTTAAAGAAGCATAAGAAAGTGAGATATAAAGAAATTCATTACTTTGTGCTTTTGTACAGTTTTGTACACActtatgaaaattcaaaattggtaCGAATTCAGTGATTTGAAACAGGCTGGAAAGGGAGAGTGATTACAAACAAGATTAGTCTAACCAACTAATGACCCTAATGACGAAGAAGAACAGAAATATTGTATAAATTGTATACAACCATGCGTGATGGCATAGCACTGCTGTAGCAGAGCTGTGGTGATGGCATTTATGTTTGAGTGATAATGACGGGATTGAAAGATGTGAAAGCTAGAACCAATATTTTGCACTGTATTTACGTAGTGTTATAAAGAAAACATATCAATTCGTGGGTGTGACTCTAACGTATGTGAGGTGTCCGTCGAAGGATCTTATAACTTCTTACACACTGAAAAAATGCAATAATCTTCCCTTAAAGTCCTTGTGTGACTAGTTATACTCAAACGATAGGTGGTTGTGTACTTTTGAgactcaaaaatatttttgttacagCCATTCAGGTATACAGGACTTCACATTTCTGAAACTGTAACATACATTATCATACAGTTCAGACCAGTGCTCAGTATTATAAACTCAACATTGTAATTATGCTCTTATCGTGTTCAATAAACAGTCATTACCGAAAACTCCCCTATGGGCGcccgggcgattcccgaagggccttttgatttttgtatggataaagAGCAACGAAGGGCCTTTTAAgacatttcttcatacaacgtccgaagggctttttcgagccagtgcGGCACTGGCTTCAGATGACTTAAAGAGTTGAGATGATACAGAGTTCAGCCTAATACAATCTGCTTTTCCCTATATGTTTTAGTTCCACTTCCACTTGGGTAGGTCAGGACCCTTGAATGACTGAttattttctcaatagattCTAGTCCTGctggcgtggggtaatttggcccACGCCAAGTTCAtcttttacgtagtttaaaatTGCGTTATTTCGCTACCGTTATTCCCCGATACCTCTCCTACACTTTTAAATAATCGATACCTAAGTCTTATTATCGGCTAATAGATGCCTACCGATAATGcgaataaattcaattgaaattgaattgatagaTATCTAACACCATCATCTACTCCAACACTCATGCGGATATGCTCTTAAAGTTCCATCGTTCACGATAATCAACcatttggttatttttttgttttttgagaAAGTTTATTTGGGCCGATCCAGGCGGTACTGCAATACCTAGCCAACCCGTGACAAAGGTGGAGCAAGCTCCTAGCACTTCGTCTGTGTTCAAAAATAAGTTTAATATTCATATGTCCCCATATAGGGGATCTATTAGATATTAAGCTAATAAGAACAGATACTACACCTAGaaagacaaaagaaaaaagttgattAGTATTTGATCCAAAGCTGCTTACGGTCGCGGTCCCCTTACTTTGATCTTAGCCctataaagaaaaaagaaagttgATTACTTATATGTTCCGGAGTTACTTACTGCGTGCTGGGACTTACTTTAGGCCGAGAAGCGATACCGTACCGTCACCGCCATAGCTAGGTCATAAAAATGAACATGAGAAAGTCTagtaatttttaacaaaaatgtacgaAGAAATTCGTATCGAAAATATGTTGTGCGTTGATATGAGGGAACATAACGCTGTTGGTTGGTAATGGTAGTTAAATGTATTGGATTtgtatttgttcaacgaaacaATGACagaagaaaaaggaaaaggaaacagttggaaattgcattttctcgtgTGACTTGCGGCCCTTTTTacgccaaaaaaaataatctcgaAATAATcttcaacttttcttccctcgttgaacaaataattataCTAGGTGCCACATTTTGGGCGAGTCAGGTCGCTTGTTTGACAATTTTCGCAATATacttttgatcaatttcaggttatttttcattcttagACTTCCGAAGTATTATAAATCATTATCACTGATACTACATTTGAT comes from the Bradysia coprophila strain Holo2 unplaced genomic scaffold, BU_Bcop_v1 contig_358, whole genome shotgun sequence genome and includes:
- the LOC119081785 gene encoding uncharacterized protein LOC119081785, with the protein product MTTFTNKVLIVSELARGMTPEFLAELHQTTEEEINRIDANHQLIVEVGHYFNISKDFPLMGGYYPRMENILFCWLADHRDVTNKALSEKARQIVDIIGERPRFSNVSAFTASQNWVKSFKLRYHGMSIDQSQGLIEDVRTEPVDEVKLEMDFETEAETMQSQDFVDEVSTVDELAEIINNGKRPAATNEIFNSLSEELMEPVSPNKDDRQMEASKIDERTESPTLIIQKRSGDPDECSSSEELVDSLSSVKRSLKRKISSIEHRSTDVKTEYSSEEEFDDSEPSQKRRRNSQTILVPTKTGVKSMNLRDYKEHKVIRIFKPLLKFAKDSNWSPEDSNQLDQLYRKSLLSCDGKEAKQTTITNFFRKKK
- the LOC119081796 gene encoding citramalyl-CoA lyase, mitochondrial-like isoform X2 produces the protein MFAFRQLAFLRSKYINCSTLRFNSSYTPRRALLYVPGDDVRKISKIKEFDVDCIVLDCEDGVALSKKSQAREEISAFLSSGFGNGKSEIAVRLNSIESGMFEEDLSNVVCHKYPSTIVLPKLSSPAEAKFFAESLQKRVPREKLKAPINLIFISESCQSIIRLPEICESLVELSRKTGVFEPVAIIFGSDDLCASLGATRTKSSNEILYARQRMVLVAKAYGLQAIDMVHIDYKDLEGLKISSEEGARFGYTGKQIIHPSQIDIVQKCFIPSEDKVAWATQLLEEFAMFQSEGKGAFVFRNQMIDMPTVKQAKNILDVIRKIESIENKSSNK
- the LOC119081796 gene encoding citramalyl-CoA lyase, mitochondrial-like isoform X1, with the translated sequence MFAFRQLAFLRSKYINCSTLRFNSSYTPRRALLYVPGDDVRKISKIKEFDVDCIVLDCEDGVALSKKSQAREEISAFLSSGFGNGKSEIAVRLNSIESGMFEEDLSNVVCHKYPSTIVLPKLSSPAEAKFVSFAESLQKRVPREKLKAPINLIFISESCQSIIRLPEICESLVELSRKTGVFEPVAIIFGSDDLCASLGATRTKSSNEILYARQRMVLVAKAYGLQAIDMVHIDYKDLEGLKISSEEGARFGYTGKQIIHPSQIDIVQKCFIPSEDKVAWATQLLEEFAMFQSEGKGAFVFRNQMIDMPTVKQAKNILDVIRKIESIENKSSNK
- the LOC119081844 gene encoding uncharacterized protein LOC119081844 — translated: MRGKMSKLHIYTICIIIGYTIAAPVSETPTNQLREIRTITEDNPGLVPGDEEESYFPREFIFEIVETKDAAQTKDVFVIDEIVDDDDDMEVAETHLFRPLFRYRAQLEKRKRITGRRS